The following DNA comes from Corynebacterium lizhenjunii.
CCCTGGCACGCGCTACCGTCTCTATGCCGTCCCGTCCACGGCCGTGGATAAGCTGCGCACCCACTCCGGGGATCCCGTGCAGGTGCGCGGCGTGGTGCCGGCTGCCGAAGGCACCCTGGAAAGCACCCGCGAGATTATCGAGCTAGAGCAGTTGACCGGTTCTGCCTACCGCAACGAGGAGTTCGCCGGCCTGCTGATCTGGATCGATGAGGTCTCCGCCGCTGGGCGCACGGTGCTCTTCGATGCCACCGTGATCGGCCAACCCCCGCGCTAGGTGCCCGCGCTAGTCCGCCACGCGAGGGCCACGCTAGGCGCCCGCGCTAGGGCCACGCGCTTACGCGGGGCCGCTGGACTCCTACGCGGACATGGCGCTGCGCACTGGTAGAGCCCCGCGTTAACGCGGGGCTCTACCTCCCTTGGGGTAGACACGGAGGCCCCCGGATCTCAGCGGAGCCCCAAGTCGCACACCTCGCGACGTGAACCGCCCCGAGCCATTGGGTCAGGCTCAAGGCTACTTGTATATATCGCGGGATAGTTTCATATACAGGTGACCCGAAGGCTCTCGCGTTTTTCCAGGTCGCGGACCAGGCTCAAGGCTACTTGTATATATCGCGGGATAGTTTCATATACAGGTAGCGCGTGGGGCAGATGGGATCAGCGTGTGAACAAATTGGATTAGCGCGTGGGCAGATAGGGCCTGTGTGGAGCAAATGGGACTAGTGCCCTGAGGGGTTGGGACCACGTTCTCGTCAACAGCTGCCAAGTTCCTGCAGTTCCGAAGGGGTCGAGTACTTCACGCTTGAAGTCATGGGCGAAAGTCCGTAGCATGGGGGCACCGGCAAACAAGCCGGAAGAAACGTGCAATAAACCGCAACCATTAAGGAGCACCTCATGACTACACTGGCAGGCATCTACACCATTGACCCCGCCCACACCACCATCGGCTTCGTTGCCCGCCACGCTATGGTGACCAAGACTCGCGGCCACTTTGGTGAGCACACCGGCACCATTTCCGTCGGCGAGTCCATTGCGGACTCCTCCGCCAACGTCGTCGTCCAGGCCGCTTCCATTGACACTGGCAACTCCGACCGCGATGCCCACGTGCGTGGCGAGGACTTCTTTGACGTCGAGCGTTTCCCGGAAATCACCTTCGCTACCACCGCCTTCGACGTAGATCAGGACGGCAACGGCACGGTGACGGGAGATTTGACCATCAAGGGCATCACCAAGCCGGTGACGCTCAAGGTCGACGCCGAGGGCCTGGCCGAGGATCACGCTGGCAACACCCGCTTCGGTTTCGAAGCCACCGGCAAGATCAACCGCACCGACTTCGGCATTGATTTCAACGCACCCCTCAACACCGGCGGCGTGCTAATTTCCGAGGAAATCAAGCTGGAGATCGAGGTCTCCGCCATCAAGCAGTAGCCCTGCAGCGGCAAGCAGTCGTGCTGCGATGGCTAGGCAGACCCGGCGGGTGGGCCGGGTTACACTGTCCCTTATGCCAGATTCCAATCTCACTTACCGCGAAGCCCAAGCCCGCAGCGCCGCCTTTGAGCTGGAGCGCTATGACCTGGACCTAGACCTTAGCCAGGCCCCGACGGGCGAGGACTTCCAGGTCAAGGTCACCATTGTCGGCACCAGCGCCCAGCAGGTGGACCCTGCGGCCTGCTTCGTTGACTTCCTGGGCAGCGCCGTCGGCAGCGTGGAATTCAATGGCACCGAAGTCCCCGTAGACTTCAGCAACGGCCGGGTGTCCGTGCCGCAGCTAGCGCAGCCGGGGGAGTTTACCCTGCGCATCAGCGGCCGGGCGAGCTATTCACGCTCCGGCCAGGGCCTGCACCGCATGGTCGATACCGCCGATGGCAACGTCTACCTCTATTCCCACCTTGAGCCTTCCGATGCCCGCCGCATCTTCCCCTGCTTTGACCAGCCGGACCTCAAGGCGGTCTTCCACACCAGCATCACCGCACCCGATGGTTGGGCTGTGCTGGCCAACCAGCCAGAAATCTCCCGCACCACCCAGGGTGAGGGGGAGACGACGGGGGACCACGAGGGCATCGTCACCGTAAGTTTCGCACCCACCCCACGGCTGTCGACCTACCTGACTGCCTTTGCCGCCGGACCCTACGTCGGCCGCCACACCACCTGGACGGCACCGGACGGCTCTGGGCTGCAGATCGAACTGGGTGCTTGGGCGCGCGCCTCCATGGCAGAGTACGTGGATGAGGAAATCCTGCGCGTGACCAGCCAGGGCCTGGACTTTTACCATCAGGCCTATGCCTACCCGTACCCGTGGGGCAAGTATGACTCCATCTTTGTGCCCGAATACAACTTGGGTGCGATGGAGAACCCCGGCCTGGTTACCTTTACTGAGACCTATCTCTTCCGCTCCCAAGCCACCCGTTGGCAGCGCCAAGGGCGCACCAACACCATCTTGCATGAGATGGCGCACATGTGGTTCGGGGACCTGGTAACCCCGCAATGGTGGGATGACCTATGGCTTAAGGAGTCCTTCGCGGAGTTCATGGGCGCGGACGCCTCGATTGAGGCCACCGAGTACGCCGAGGCCTGGACCAGTTTTGCCAGCGCCCGCAAGAACTGGGCCTATACCCAAGACCAGCTGCCTACCACGCATCCCATCAAGGCGGAGATCCCCGATGTGGACGCCGCGCGACAGAACTTCGACGGCATCACCTACGCCAAGGGTGCCGCGGTGCTCAAGCAGCTGGTGCATTACATCGGCCGCGACAATTTCTATGCCGGGGCACGCGACTACTTCCAAGCCCACGCCTTTGGTTCCGCCACATTCGAAGACCTGCTTGATAGCCTCCAGGCGCACACCGAGCGCGACCTGAACGCTTGGGCCAAGGCTTGGCTGCGCACCTGGGGTCCCGATACTCTTACTCCCCGCGTAGTCGACGGCACGCTGCACATCGACGCCACGGCCGCAGACACGCTGCGTCCCCACCGGCTTAGCGTCTCCCTCTTCGATGCTGACCTGCGCAAATACCAGTCGCTGGACGTGGATCTGCCGGGGGAGGCCACCACGCAAATCGCTGAGGTGGGCAACCCCGCGCTCATTGTCCTCAACGACGGCGATCACACCTACGCCAAGGTGCGCTTCGACGCCACCTCCCTGGCTACCCTGCGCAGCGGCTTGTCGCGCATTGAAGATGAGCTCACCCGCGCTGTGGTGTGGACGTCCCTGTGGCAGGCAACCCGCGACGGCGAGTGGGACGCCCGCGAGTACGTGGGCACCGTGCTCGACCACGCCCCGGCTGAGCCCAGCCCAGGTCTGCTGGCCACGGCCCTGGCTAACGCCCAGCACGCGGTGAACTACTACATCGACCGCGATGACTTCCGGGTGCAGTTTGCCGATGCCCTCTGGGAGCTGCTCCAGGATCCTCACCGTGCCCCTTCCGCTTCCGATGCCCAGCTCACCGTCGCGCGCACCACCATCTCCGCCCTGGCTGCCACCCCAGCGCCGGAGGGGACCGAGCGTTTGCGCTTCCTATTGGACGGCCAACTGGAGGGCCTGCGTCTGGATCCAGACGTGCGCTGGGCCATCCTGGGCGCCCTGGCCTCCCGGGACGCGGTCTCGCTTGCCGAGCTGGAGCAAGAGCGTGCCGCCGATAACACCCTGACCGGTGCTGCCGCCTTTTTGGGCGCGCGCAATAGTTATCCATCGCGCACCCGCGAAGTCTTTGACCTGGTGCGCCAGCCCCGCGCCTACTCCAATGCTGAAGTAGACGAACTCCTCGCTGCCTACCACAGCCCCCACGCCGACCGCGCCGACTTTGCCGAGGAGTTCTTCGACGTGCTGCCCGCCCTCTGGGCTGATCATCCCATCGAAATCGCCAACCGTTTGGTCCGCGGCCTCTACCCGGAACAAGAAAGCGCCCTAGCACGCACCGATGCCTTCCTGGCGCAGGGCCTTCCGGACGGCGATGCCGCCGGGACTAGCACTGGCGCTGCCGCTGCTGCGAGTTCTGGCGGTGCGGACGCTGGCGAGATCCCCGGTGCCCTGCGCCGTGTGCTCCTCGAATGCCAGGACTCCCTCGCTCGGACCCTGCGCGTGCGCGCGGCGCAACCGCACTAGAGTGCCCCGGTTGCGTGCTCCCGCGTTAGCGCGCGGGTGAGCAGGGACTGGCCCACGTAGGTGCCGACTTCCGCACTAAATGTCGCAAGTCGGGTATCCAAGACAAGAATGAGTCGTTCACGCCAAAGTTGGGCCGGGTGTTCCCGGCCGCTTGGCCTGCCGTGATACAGAAGGGGAGAAAAACTCTCTCCTTAACGGTATTCGTGGCGTTACTAGTGCTAGGGTCAAGGACTACGGTCAAAACTAGGGTCAAGAAGAACGCACCCTACCCGCCTAGGTCGCAGATTGGACGGTCCCATGCTACTGGAACTCAAGGTCAAGAATTTCCGCTCGTTTAAAGAGGAAACCACGTTGAGCTTGGTAGCAACCCGGGAGCAAAAGCATCAGGCTCGCTTACCTTATCTGCAAAAGCGGTACCGGAAACGGATTAACCCACTGGCGGGAGTCTACGGCCCAAACGCTGCCGGAAAATCAAACCTTGTGGCAGCACTGCAACATCTCAAGTCACTGGTACTGAGTTCCTCTATAGAGCGAAAAACGCTTCCGTTTACGCCATTTAAACTTAGTAAGCACACTCTCACGGAGCCTTGCGAGTTTAGCCTGCTGTTTTCCCTTGAGGACGCCATCTATGAGTACAGCATCGCCCACACTCGGACAACCATAACCTTCGAAGCATTGGTGGAGCTGCGCAGTCGCGATGAATTGGTGGTTTTCGAGCGCACTGGGCAGATGGTCGAAGTGGACAAGAGCTTTGAGGGATCCAGTATCGCGGAAATTGCTAAGGGAGTCCGCCCACATGTACCTGTGGTTTCAGGAATTTCAGTATTGGATCGGGGCAGCAACGACCATGTTGCGTTGTTCTCCGCTCCTAGCCGATGGCTCGAAAACGTTGTCATTATTCCTGCCGGGTTCACCACTAATGGCCTAGCTGCTCCGAATGTCGAAGGAATGGATTCCTTCCTGCATTCACTCGGCGTCGGCATCGAGGGCGTAGAACGGCACCCGATTCCCATCGAATCGATCCGCTTACCCGAAGAGGAACTAGAGCACGCTATCAGCAACCTAGGAGAGGACGAATTGGCGTCTTTCGAGACTGCCCACGGCAGGTATGAGGTTACCAAGAGTTCAGGACAAACGCTCGCATCCCGGGTCCTGCTTACGCACCATGGCGAAAACAACGAACCCGTGCCATTTGACTGGAGCGAAGAGTCTGACGGCACTAAAGCATCCCTGAAGCTCTTTCCACTGTTTTGGGCCCTCACGCAAGAAAACTCCGAGCTCTTGCTGATAATAGACGAGCTGGACCGGAGTTTCCATACCCTCTTGGTGCGCCAACTAATTGAGGATTTCTTGCATCACTGCTCTGAGCACACCCGCTCTCAGCTCATATTCACAACTCACGACCTCATGCTGATGGACCTTGACATCTTCCGCCGTGATGAGATTTGGATTGCGGAGAAATCGCGCCAAGGCGCCACCTCACTCATCTCCCTGTCGGAATACAAGGGCCTGCGTGCAGACAAAGATCTTCGGCGTAGCTACCTCGATGGGCGATTCGGTGGCTTGCCTCTCATCACTACCGCCGATCTCTTCTCCTCGCATAGGAGGTGAGTAGTGCCCACACGCAAGCGCCGCAACATCGGCACCAACCGCTACGCGACCCGCGAGCAACGCAAGATCTACATCATTGGCGTTGAAGGTGAGACTGAGCGCGAGTACTTCAGCGCGTTGGTGCCGAATCCACGGCACGTCAAGGTCATAGTGTTGCAGGGAAAGAACCCGAGTGCTATTGGAGTTCAAGAAACTGTTCAGGACCAGTTGGACAGCTTGAAGAAAGGCCACCAGCTACGCGCCGGTGACGAGGCCTGGGTAGTGATCGACCGCGATGATGGAGAAAAAGACGACTTCATAGCCGCGGTCTACAGCTGGGCCGCCAAGCATGCCAACAGATTTGTAGCGCTGTCCAGCCCCTTTTTTGAGTATTGGCTATTGCTGCACTACGAGGATCCCAAGGGCATAGCCAGCAAGAAAGAATGCATGCAGCGGCTAAAGCACCACAACCCTGCTTACCGCAAGGGGAGTGCCAATCAGCTTCCGCTAGACGGGCAGCAGATAGTTGAAGCGCTCAACAGAGCAGCACCCCGCTTCACGAACATTCCCAGTTCCCTAAGCGAATTGCGTGATGTCTCAGGCGGCTTCACCACAGCTAACTTTCTAGTGGAGAAGCTGCTGAGGGAGTGCCACTAGCGCCGTGTGAGGCCCACGGCTGGAGCGCCCAAGAGACCTTGGGGAGCAGGGTCTACCCCCGAGATCACCCCCGCTATCCTGGGATTGCGCAATGAAGTGTGCAAGAAAAAGGGTAGACGCGTCGGTGCGGACGTGCTGAAATTAAGAACAAAGGAAAGTTCTAACGGGGGGTTGAGGTTCATGGAACCACAAGCACGCACCGACCGCACAGACAACGAGCTCATCGACGCATTCTTGGGTGGCGATGACCGCGCGTTCTCAGCCATCGTGGAGCGCCACCGGCGCCGGCTGACCTTCGTAGCGCAACGCTATGTCAGCGACCATCATGACGCAGACGATATCGTCCAGGAGGCTTTGTTCAGGGCAGCAAATTCCTTGGGCAACTACCGCCAGGACGCGAAGCTGTCCACCTGGCTCCAGCGGCTGGTGATGAACGCGGGCTACGACCACGCCAAGTATCACCGGCAGCGCCAGATGTCTTCCCTAGATGCCTTCCCCCTGGACCCGGACTACAACACCGCGCTGTCCTATGAGGAACACATTGACACCAGCATCGCGCTGACGGAGGCCCTCAACTCCCTGGGGGAGGATCAACGCGCCACCATCTACCTCACGGAAATCGAAGGCTTCTCGCTTGCCGATGTCGCCCAAGCCCACGGCGTGCAGACAGGCACCGTCAAATCCCGCAGGGCCCGGGCGAAGGAAGCCTTGCGCAATGCGCTGACATCGGGCTAAGGGGCATCGGCAAGCTGGGGCACACCGTGGGGCACACGTTGGGGGTTTAAACCTGGCGGGAATTGCCGAGTAGGATCGGGACGTTAAGTGTCATATACCTTCAAAGACTCTCAAAGGAGTACGTAATGACCATCCATGACGTCGCCATCGTGGGCTCTGGCCCCGCCGGCTACACCGCGGCGCTGTATGCGGCGCGCGCTGAGCTTAACCCCATCGTGTTTGAGGGCTATGAGTACGGCGGCGAGCTGATGAACACCACTGAGGTAGAAAATTACCCCGGGTTCCAGAAGGGAATTATGGGCCCGGAGCTCATGGAGGAAATGCGTGCGCAGGCCATTCGCTTTGGCGCTGACCTGCGCATGGACCTGGTGGACAAGGTAGAGCTGGAGGGGGAGATTAAGCGCCTACATGTGGGTGATGAGGTCTTTGAGGCCCGCACCGTCATCCTGGCCACCGGTGCTGCGCCGCGCTACCTGGGCATTCCCGGTGAAGCTGAACTGGGCGGGCGCGGCGTGTCCGCATGTGCGACCTGCGACGGCTTCTTTTTCAAGGGCCACAACATTGCCGTGGTTGGCGGCGGAGACTCCGCCATGGAGGAAGCCACCTTCTTGACCAAATTCGCGGAGACGGTGACCATTATCCACCGCTCAGAAAACTTCCGGGCCTCCAAGATCATGCTCGAGCGCGCCAAGGCAAACCCGCAGATCAAGTGGCTGACCAACACCACGGTTGAAGAGGTCCTCGAAGGCGAAGGCAAGGTGGCGGGACTAACCGTTAAGGATGTCACCACTGGGCAGACCTCCCGCCTAGACGTCACTGCCATGTTCGTGGCCATTGGCCATGACCCGCGCTCCGAGTTCCTGGAGGGCCAGGTGGCTACAAATGAAGCCGGGTACGTCACCGTGGAACACCCCAGCACCAAGACCTCCCTGCCGGGCGTTTTTGCCTGCGGTGACTTGGTGGATGACCACTACCAGCAGGCGATCACGGCCGCCGGTTCCGGCTGCCGCGCCGCCATTGATGCCGAACACTTCCTAGCAGAAAGCCGATAGACCATTATGAGCAACGTACAAGCAGTAACCACCGATACCTTCAAGAGCGAAGTCATCGAATCCGATAAGCCAGTAGTGGTGGACTTCTGGGCCGAGTGGTGCGGGCCGTGCAAGAAGCTTTCCCCAATCCTGGATGAAGTTGCCAGCGAGCTGGGGGACTCCGTCAAGGTTGTGAAGGTAAACGTAGACGAGGAGCGCAACCTGGGCGCCATGTTCCAAATCATGTCCATCCCCTCGGTGCTGATCTTCAACAACGGCGAAAAGGTAGATGAATTCGTGGGCGTGAAGTCCAAGAATGCGATTGTCGCGCAAATCAACAAGCAGCTCTAGCTGCTAGTGTCTCCTAGAGGAAATAAGTGAGATTGGAAAGGGGTTCGTGTGGACCGCGTTCTTCGCGTTGGCGACCACAGCGCACGAGTCGCTGAGGCTCGTGCGACCCTTGCCCGCTTGGGCTATAACTCCGGCTACACCGGGGAAGTCACGGACTGGAAGAAGCAGCGGTTCTCTGAAGAAGACAAGGTCTTCGACGCCCACTTGGCGCAGGCCTTGAAGGGTTTCCAGCAATCGCGGGGCATAGTCCCGTCTGGTTCCATTGACGAGCCCACCCTGCGCGAGCTGCGCCAAGCCTCCTATAGCTTGGGGGCACGTGTGCTCAACTTCCAGCCCGGTGCGGAACTGGTGGGCGACGATGTTTCCCAGCTGCAAAAACAGCTTCACGAACTAGGCTTTTATCACCACCGGGTGGATGGTCTTTTTGGGCCAAACACCCACGCCGCACTGGTGGAATACCAACTCAACGCCGGTTTGCAAGACGATGGCGTGTGCGGCCCCACCACCATTCGCGCGCTGAGCCTTTTGGGCCGGCGCATCACGTCCGGTTCGGCGCACAATATCCAAGAAATTGAGCGCGTGCGCAACGCCGGGCCCAAACTGGCTGGCAAACGCGTGGTCATTGACCCAGCCTTGGGCGGTGCCAACCAAGGCCTGACCGTGCGTGGCCGTTTCGGCGACATCACTGAGGAAGAGCTGCTGTGGGATCTGGCCCAGCGCCTGGAAGGGCGCATGATTGCGGCAGGTATGGAGACCATTATCTCACGGCCGCGCCTGGATGATCCGTCGATTAAGGACCGCTCCGAGCTGGCCAACGCCTTTGGCGCGGACCTGATTATTTCCCTGGCCTGCGACCGCTACCACAATGAGAAAGCCAATGGGGTGGCCTCTTTCTACTTTGGCTCGCAGGCGGGCAATTCCTCCCTGCTGGGCGAGGCCCTCTCTGGCTACATTCAGCGGGAGATTGTGGCGCGCACGCCCCTGATTAACCTGCACAACCACGGTCGCACCTGGGATTTGCTGCGCCTGACCCAGATGCCGGTGGTGCAGGTGGTGCTCGGCTACCTGACCAATCCTTCCGATGTAGCTGTGCTTACCGATGCCGCCTCCCGTGACAACATTGCAGAGGCCAT
Coding sequences within:
- a CDS encoding AAA family ATPase — translated: MLLELKVKNFRSFKEETTLSLVATREQKHQARLPYLQKRYRKRINPLAGVYGPNAAGKSNLVAALQHLKSLVLSSSIERKTLPFTPFKLSKHTLTEPCEFSLLFSLEDAIYEYSIAHTRTTITFEALVELRSRDELVVFERTGQMVEVDKSFEGSSIAEIAKGVRPHVPVVSGISVLDRGSNDHVALFSAPSRWLENVVIIPAGFTTNGLAAPNVEGMDSFLHSLGVGIEGVERHPIPIESIRLPEEELEHAISNLGEDELASFETAHGRYEVTKSSGQTLASRVLLTHHGENNEPVPFDWSEESDGTKASLKLFPLFWALTQENSELLLIIDELDRSFHTLLVRQLIEDFLHHCSEHTRSQLIFTTHDLMLMDLDIFRRDEIWIAEKSRQGATSLISLSEYKGLRADKDLRRSYLDGRFGGLPLITTADLFSSHRR
- the trxA gene encoding thioredoxin — its product is MSNVQAVTTDTFKSEVIESDKPVVVDFWAEWCGPCKKLSPILDEVASELGDSVKVVKVNVDEERNLGAMFQIMSIPSVLIFNNGEKVDEFVGVKSKNAIVAQINKQL
- the trxB gene encoding thioredoxin-disulfide reductase, producing the protein MTIHDVAIVGSGPAGYTAALYAARAELNPIVFEGYEYGGELMNTTEVENYPGFQKGIMGPELMEEMRAQAIRFGADLRMDLVDKVELEGEIKRLHVGDEVFEARTVILATGAAPRYLGIPGEAELGGRGVSACATCDGFFFKGHNIAVVGGGDSAMEEATFLTKFAETVTIIHRSENFRASKIMLERAKANPQIKWLTNTTVEEVLEGEGKVAGLTVKDVTTGQTSRLDVTAMFVAIGHDPRSEFLEGQVATNEAGYVTVEHPSTKTSLPGVFACGDLVDDHYQQAITAAGSGCRAAIDAEHFLAESR
- the pepN gene encoding aminopeptidase N, which produces MPDSNLTYREAQARSAAFELERYDLDLDLSQAPTGEDFQVKVTIVGTSAQQVDPAACFVDFLGSAVGSVEFNGTEVPVDFSNGRVSVPQLAQPGEFTLRISGRASYSRSGQGLHRMVDTADGNVYLYSHLEPSDARRIFPCFDQPDLKAVFHTSITAPDGWAVLANQPEISRTTQGEGETTGDHEGIVTVSFAPTPRLSTYLTAFAAGPYVGRHTTWTAPDGSGLQIELGAWARASMAEYVDEEILRVTSQGLDFYHQAYAYPYPWGKYDSIFVPEYNLGAMENPGLVTFTETYLFRSQATRWQRQGRTNTILHEMAHMWFGDLVTPQWWDDLWLKESFAEFMGADASIEATEYAEAWTSFASARKNWAYTQDQLPTTHPIKAEIPDVDAARQNFDGITYAKGAAVLKQLVHYIGRDNFYAGARDYFQAHAFGSATFEDLLDSLQAHTERDLNAWAKAWLRTWGPDTLTPRVVDGTLHIDATAADTLRPHRLSVSLFDADLRKYQSLDVDLPGEATTQIAEVGNPALIVLNDGDHTYAKVRFDATSLATLRSGLSRIEDELTRAVVWTSLWQATRDGEWDAREYVGTVLDHAPAEPSPGLLATALANAQHAVNYYIDRDDFRVQFADALWELLQDPHRAPSASDAQLTVARTTISALAATPAPEGTERLRFLLDGQLEGLRLDPDVRWAILGALASRDAVSLAELEQERAADNTLTGAAAFLGARNSYPSRTREVFDLVRQPRAYSNAEVDELLAAYHSPHADRADFAEEFFDVLPALWADHPIEIANRLVRGLYPEQESALARTDAFLAQGLPDGDAAGTSTGAAAAASSGGADAGEIPGALRRVLLECQDSLARTLRVRAAQPH
- a CDS encoding YceI family protein; translation: MTTLAGIYTIDPAHTTIGFVARHAMVTKTRGHFGEHTGTISVGESIADSSANVVVQAASIDTGNSDRDAHVRGEDFFDVERFPEITFATTAFDVDQDGNGTVTGDLTIKGITKPVTLKVDAEGLAEDHAGNTRFGFEATGKINRTDFGIDFNAPLNTGGVLISEEIKLEIEVSAIKQ
- a CDS encoding N-acetylmuramoyl-L-alanine amidase; this translates as MDRVLRVGDHSARVAEARATLARLGYNSGYTGEVTDWKKQRFSEEDKVFDAHLAQALKGFQQSRGIVPSGSIDEPTLRELRQASYSLGARVLNFQPGAELVGDDVSQLQKQLHELGFYHHRVDGLFGPNTHAALVEYQLNAGLQDDGVCGPTTIRALSLLGRRITSGSAHNIQEIERVRNAGPKLAGKRVVIDPALGGANQGLTVRGRFGDITEEELLWDLAQRLEGRMIAAGMETIISRPRLDDPSIKDRSELANAFGADLIISLACDRYHNEKANGVASFYFGSQAGNSSLLGEALSGYIQREIVARTPLINLHNHGRTWDLLRLTQMPVVQVVLGYLTNPSDVAVLTDAASRDNIAEAIVVAVKRMYLLDEDTAVTGTYKFEQLLQAERA
- a CDS encoding RloB family protein gives rise to the protein MPTRKRRNIGTNRYATREQRKIYIIGVEGETEREYFSALVPNPRHVKVIVLQGKNPSAIGVQETVQDQLDSLKKGHQLRAGDEAWVVIDRDDGEKDDFIAAVYSWAAKHANRFVALSSPFFEYWLLLHYEDPKGIASKKECMQRLKHHNPAYRKGSANQLPLDGQQIVEALNRAAPRFTNIPSSLSELRDVSGGFTTANFLVEKLLRECH
- a CDS encoding RNA polymerase sigma factor, which encodes MEPQARTDRTDNELIDAFLGGDDRAFSAIVERHRRRLTFVAQRYVSDHHDADDIVQEALFRAANSLGNYRQDAKLSTWLQRLVMNAGYDHAKYHRQRQMSSLDAFPLDPDYNTALSYEEHIDTSIALTEALNSLGEDQRATIYLTEIEGFSLADVAQAHGVQTGTVKSRRARAKEALRNALTSG